One segment of Thermodesulfovibrio sp. 3907-1M DNA contains the following:
- the rpoC gene encoding DNA-directed RNA polymerase subunit beta' codes for MTEDIYSLFQKPKNPRDFDAIRIKLASPEKIREWSYGEVKKPETINYRTFKPEPEGLFCAKIFGPIKDWECLCGKYKRMKHKGVICDKCGVEVIQSKVRRERMGHIELAAPVAHIWFVRGVPSKMGLLLDLSVRQLERVIYYEDYIVIDPGDTPLKEKDILTEEEYKKYVSQYGSKFKVGMGAEAIRELLKKIDLDVLAKELKEKIETATSTGIKRKLTKRLKVVEAFKNSGNRPEWMVLDIIPVLPPELRPLVPLDGGRFASSDLNDLYRRVINRNNRLKRLMELKAPSVIIRNEKRMLQEAVDTLFDNTKRSKALKAGTRRPLKSLSDMIKGKQGRFRQNLLGKRVDYSGRSVIVVGPELDMHQCGLPKTMALELFKPFVFNKLEEKGYATTIKQAKRLVEQEKPEVWDALEEVIQEHPVLLNRAPTLHRLGIQAFDPVLVEGKAIKLHPLVCTAFNADFDGDQMAVHVPLSYEAQIEARVLMMSVGNLLSPANGKPIVVPTQDMVLGIYYLTKEKKDAKGAGKVFSDVQEVILAYQSKVVEKHAPIKVKINGQLVETTVGRVLFREIVPEGVPFQMINKELTKKELGKLIEYIHYNFGKRDTVLFLNKLEKLGFEIATQSGISICIDDMHIPSKKAELIKEAEAQVMEVQRQYAEGLITQGERYNKVIDIWANVTEKVADEMMKELGAEKGKELTPEELAERRSFNSIFMMADSGARGSIAQIRQLAGMRGLMAKPSGEIIETPITANFREGLTPLQYFISTHGARKGLADTALKTANAGYLTRRLVDVAQDIFLTENDCGTKEGIYITALIEGGEIVMPLEERIYGRTLAEDVKDPLTGEIIAKRDTLIDQMVAKKIVDAGVDRVKIRSVLTCRTKFGVCSKCYGMDLARSEPVEIGEAIGVIAAQSIGEPGTQLTMRTFHIGGAATKIVEQAVLEAKTSGTVVFKNIHYVERKDGSLVVLNRNAMIAITDTSGREREKYNLVYGAKIIVKEGQIVEAGQRLAEWDAYTTPIITEIGGKIALGDMVEGVTFKEETDPTTGLSHKIIIDYPATYRPRVTIKDKDGKTARLPSGSPARYLLPAGAILVVDKGDVVEPGDILAKIPRETIKTKDITGGLPRVAELFEARRPREAAIVSEIDGIVEFKGSQKGSRVIVVRGADETREYIIPKGKHVIVHDGDWVKAGEPLIDGSINPHSILEILGPTELQRYLVDEIQKVYRLQGVSIHDKHIEVIVRQMMKKVRIEDPGDTSFLIGDEVDRFTFIEENEKVIAQGGRPAQARPLLLGITKAALSTESWVSAASFQETTRVLTDAAIEARIDELRGLKENVIMGRIIPAGTGSPVYKDTLIKGEFYTMQIEHSSEERLEEN; via the coding sequence TTGACAGAAGATATTTATTCACTTTTTCAAAAACCTAAAAATCCAAGAGATTTTGATGCGATAAGAATAAAACTTGCTTCACCTGAAAAAATAAGGGAATGGTCTTATGGAGAAGTAAAAAAGCCTGAAACCATTAATTACAGAACATTTAAGCCAGAACCTGAAGGACTTTTCTGTGCTAAAATTTTCGGTCCTATAAAAGACTGGGAATGTCTTTGCGGCAAATACAAACGAATGAAGCATAAAGGCGTTATATGTGATAAATGCGGAGTTGAAGTAATTCAGAGTAAGGTCAGACGCGAAAGAATGGGTCACATTGAACTTGCTGCTCCTGTGGCACATATATGGTTTGTCAGAGGAGTTCCAAGTAAAATGGGACTGTTGCTTGACCTTTCTGTCAGACAGCTTGAAAGAGTTATTTACTATGAAGACTACATTGTTATAGACCCTGGAGATACGCCTTTAAAGGAAAAAGATATTCTCACTGAAGAGGAATACAAAAAGTATGTTTCTCAATATGGTAGCAAATTTAAAGTTGGAATGGGAGCAGAGGCCATTAGAGAACTTCTTAAAAAGATTGATCTTGATGTTCTTGCAAAGGAGCTTAAAGAAAAGATAGAGACTGCCACCTCCACGGGAATTAAGAGAAAACTTACAAAAAGACTCAAGGTTGTTGAAGCTTTTAAAAATTCGGGTAATCGCCCTGAATGGATGGTTCTTGATATTATTCCTGTGCTTCCTCCAGAGCTTAGACCACTGGTGCCTCTTGATGGTGGAAGATTTGCCTCTTCAGATTTAAATGATCTCTACAGGAGGGTTATAAATAGAAATAACAGATTAAAAAGACTGATGGAGCTTAAAGCTCCCAGTGTAATTATCAGAAATGAAAAGAGAATGCTTCAGGAAGCGGTTGATACACTTTTTGACAACACCAAGCGTTCAAAAGCTCTGAAAGCAGGCACCCGCAGACCTCTTAAATCCTTAAGTGACATGATAAAGGGCAAACAGGGAAGGTTCAGACAGAACCTTCTTGGTAAAAGAGTTGATTATTCCGGTAGATCAGTAATTGTTGTTGGTCCTGAACTTGATATGCATCAATGCGGATTACCTAAAACAATGGCTCTTGAGCTTTTTAAGCCCTTTGTTTTCAATAAACTTGAAGAAAAGGGTTATGCAACAACAATAAAACAGGCAAAAAGACTTGTTGAGCAGGAAAAGCCTGAAGTGTGGGATGCCCTTGAAGAGGTGATTCAGGAACATCCTGTGCTTTTAAACAGAGCTCCAACACTTCACAGGCTGGGAATTCAGGCTTTTGACCCTGTGCTTGTAGAAGGAAAGGCAATCAAGCTTCATCCACTTGTATGTACAGCCTTTAATGCAGATTTTGATGGTGACCAGATGGCTGTTCATGTTCCTCTGTCCTATGAAGCTCAAATTGAGGCAAGAGTTCTAATGATGTCAGTGGGAAATCTTCTCTCTCCTGCTAATGGTAAACCTATTGTTGTGCCAACACAGGATATGGTATTGGGGATTTATTATCTTACAAAGGAAAAGAAGGACGCAAAAGGTGCGGGTAAAGTTTTCTCCGACGTGCAAGAAGTTATTCTCGCTTATCAGAGCAAGGTAGTGGAAAAGCACGCTCCAATAAAAGTCAAAATAAATGGACAGCTTGTTGAAACCACCGTAGGAAGAGTTCTTTTTAGAGAGATTGTGCCAGAGGGTGTTCCTTTCCAAATGATTAATAAGGAGTTGACAAAGAAGGAGCTTGGAAAACTGATTGAATATATTCATTATAACTTTGGCAAAAGGGATACGGTTTTATTTTTGAATAAGCTTGAAAAATTAGGATTTGAGATTGCCACTCAGTCAGGAATTTCTATATGCATTGATGACATGCACATCCCTTCAAAGAAAGCAGAGTTGATTAAAGAAGCAGAAGCTCAGGTAATGGAAGTTCAGAGGCAGTATGCTGAAGGATTGATTACGCAGGGTGAGAGATATAACAAAGTTATAGACATATGGGCAAATGTTACGGAGAAAGTTGCTGATGAGATGATGAAAGAGCTTGGAGCAGAAAAGGGCAAAGAGTTAACACCAGAAGAACTTGCTGAAAGAAGGTCCTTTAACAGCATCTTCATGATGGCTGACTCAGGTGCTCGTGGCAGCATAGCACAGATAAGGCAGCTTGCTGGTATGAGAGGACTTATGGCAAAACCTTCAGGTGAGATTATAGAAACCCCAATTACAGCCAATTTCAGAGAAGGACTTACTCCGTTACAATACTTTATCTCCACGCATGGTGCAAGAAAAGGTCTGGCAGATACAGCACTGAAAACAGCAAATGCTGGTTATCTAACAAGAAGGCTTGTTGATGTGGCTCAGGACATATTTCTTACAGAAAATGATTGTGGAACAAAAGAAGGAATATATATCACTGCCTTGATAGAAGGTGGTGAAATAGTAATGCCTCTTGAAGAACGAATCTATGGTAGAACGCTGGCAGAAGATGTTAAGGATCCTCTTACTGGTGAAATAATTGCAAAAAGGGATACTTTAATAGACCAGATGGTTGCGAAGAAGATTGTAGATGCAGGAGTTGATAGAGTAAAAATTCGCTCTGTGCTCACATGCAGAACAAAATTCGGTGTTTGTTCAAAATGTTATGGAATGGATCTCGCAAGGAGTGAACCTGTTGAAATAGGTGAGGCAATTGGAGTTATTGCTGCTCAGTCTATTGGAGAGCCAGGTACTCAGCTTACAATGAGAACCTTCCACATAGGTGGAGCAGCAACCAAAATAGTTGAGCAGGCTGTACTGGAAGCCAAGACTTCAGGAACAGTTGTATTTAAAAACATTCATTATGTAGAAAGAAAAGATGGCTCACTGGTTGTTCTTAACAGAAATGCCATGATTGCTATCACAGACACCTCAGGAAGAGAAAGGGAAAAATATAATCTTGTATACGGTGCTAAAATTATTGTTAAGGAAGGACAGATTGTAGAGGCTGGGCAGAGACTGGCTGAGTGGGATGCCTATACAACACCAATTATCACTGAAATAGGTGGTAAGATAGCTCTTGGTGATATGGTAGAGGGTGTTACATTTAAAGAAGAGACAGATCCTACCACAGGTCTTTCTCACAAGATAATAATTGATTATCCAGCAACTTACAGACCTCGTGTTACTATAAAGGATAAAGATGGAAAAACAGCTCGCCTTCCTTCAGGATCGCCTGCAAGGTATCTTCTTCCAGCAGGAGCAATTTTAGTAGTTGACAAAGGAGATGTAGTAGAGCCAGGAGATATACTTGCAAAAATTCCAAGAGAAACAATTAAAACGAAGGATATAACAGGAGGACTGCCAAGAGTAGCAGAACTCTTTGAAGCAAGAAGACCCAGAGAAGCAGCAATTGTAAGTGAGATAGATGGCATAGTGGAATTCAAAGGAAGTCAGAAAGGCTCAAGAGTTATAGTTGTCAGAGGAGCAGATGAAACAAGAGAGTATATTATTCCAAAGGGTAAGCATGTAATAGTTCACGATGGAGACTGGGTTAAAGCAGGCGAGCCATTAATTGATGGATCTATTAATCCTCACAGTATACTTGAAATTTTGGGTCCCACAGAACTTCAGAGATATCTTGTAGATGAGATTCAGAAAGTTTATAGACTCCAGGGCGTTTCAATACATGACAAACATATTGAAGTGATTGTAAGGCAGATGATGAAAAAGGTAAGAATAGAGGATCCGGGCGATACATCTTTTCTCATAGGTGATGAGGTTGATAGATTCACATTCATTGAGGAAAATGAAAAAGTTATAGCCCAGGGAGGCAGACCTGCTCAGGCAAGACCGCTTTTACTTGGAATTACAAAAGCAGCTCTTTCAACGGAATCATGGGTATCAGCAGCTTCATTCCAGGAAACCACCAGAGTTCTTACTGATGCAGCAATTGAAGCAAGGATTGATGAGTTGAGAGGATTAAAAGAAAATGTGATAATGGGAAGAATTATTCCTGCTGGAACAGGCTCTCCGGTGTATAAAGATACCTTGATTAAAGGTGAGTTTTACACTATGCAGATAGAACACTCAAGTGAAGAAAGGCTTGAAGAAAACTGA
- a CDS encoding Mut7-C RNAse domain-containing protein has translation MKKGLKKTDLPRFIADVMLGSLSRWLRLFGFDTLYRNDFTDKQLIKLSLQEDRVLLTRDNALAKSKLLKKVLLIQSEEIREQIKEVLLSFYPKLELLNLKPRCPVCNGETERIKKEEIKGQLPDYVLFSSHEFIMCKSCGKIYWEGTHKEKIDEVKKDILQSLK, from the coding sequence GTGAAGAAAGGCTTGAAGAAAACTGATTTACCTCGTTTTATAGCAGATGTAATGCTCGGAAGCCTGAGCCGCTGGCTCAGGCTTTTTGGTTTTGATACATTGTACAGGAATGATTTTACAGACAAGCAGCTTATAAAGCTCTCTTTGCAGGAAGACAGAGTGCTTTTGACCAGAGATAATGCTCTTGCTAAATCAAAGTTATTAAAAAAAGTTTTACTGATCCAGTCAGAGGAAATCAGAGAGCAGATTAAAGAGGTTTTGCTGTCCTTTTATCCGAAATTAGAACTTTTAAATCTCAAACCAAGATGTCCCGTTTGCAATGGAGAGACTGAGAGAATTAAAAAAGAAGAAATTAAAGGACAACTACCTGATTATGTTTTGTTTTCCAGTCATGAATTTATCATGTGCAAATCCTGTGGTAAGATTTACTGGGAGGGAACACATAAGGAGAAAATTGATGAAGTGAAAAAAGATATTTTACAAAGCCTAAAATAA
- a CDS encoding DNA-directed DNA polymerase translates to MLLYLIDIDDSSDGILLFGITEDGKRQKLIDSSYRPYFLVLPADKNKAIEEIEKIIKENSLAVTEMTEEKKIFYGQQKEFIKIYTKRHQDLQKVRDAIKVLEAKRGGSGSIVDEFEYQLSPYRTYLAERQLSCLQWLEIETHGNQVKSIKKAAAASPKLKILAFDMEVLEVQRGTPSIVMISVFGEGLSKVITYQEAKYTVETTVVKDEKELIKNFIEIVKDYDPDIIVGYNTDLYDMPILRERARQLKVDISILSRDNSGITLSKRARFTTARLIGRVHIDIFNFVFNILSAMLQSEQLTLKNVAQELLGDTKLDMEYEDILQAWDKGHELDKLARYCLKDSELVYELTKMLLPDIEELTRITGQSLFDTSRMPYSQLVEWYYIKKAKQQNRVIPNQPKFDEIKERQKTTYEGGFVKEPEVGLHKGIAVVDFASLYPSIIATYNISIDTLNCSCCKDNGYKIPDFPYWFCKNKKGFESQAVEELLIERLELKKQLKKLNPESHEYLELDTKQRALKTIINASYGYYAYPASRWYSKECAEAITALGRYWIKEVLKKASEKGFHAIYGDTDSAFLKIDNKEKVEEFIKEINQSLPGLMRLDLEDFYVKGLFVSREAGGVAKKRYALVDEKGKLKIRGLEVVRRDLCKFARATQQEILKICLIEEDIPKAFKYLDERVKALREGNYDLKELVVYEQLSKPVSEYKLISPHVVAAKRLLEKDIPVGEGSVIGYIIQKGSGSISERAYPVELADPSKIDIDYYIENQVLPTAMRILKVFKKENKLF, encoded by the coding sequence ATGCTACTTTATCTTATAGACATAGACGATTCTTCTGATGGCATTCTTCTCTTTGGAATAACAGAGGATGGGAAAAGACAAAAACTTATTGATTCATCATATCGTCCTTATTTTTTAGTGCTTCCCGCAGATAAAAATAAGGCTATTGAAGAAATTGAAAAAATCATTAAGGAGAATTCTCTTGCAGTTACTGAAATGACTGAGGAGAAAAAAATCTTTTATGGTCAGCAAAAGGAGTTTATAAAAATTTACACAAAAAGGCATCAGGATTTACAAAAGGTAAGGGATGCAATAAAAGTTCTTGAAGCAAAAAGAGGTGGCTCAGGTTCCATAGTTGATGAGTTTGAATATCAGCTGTCACCATATAGAACATATCTTGCTGAAAGACAATTGTCCTGCCTACAATGGCTTGAAATTGAAACTCATGGCAATCAGGTTAAATCAATTAAAAAAGCTGCTGCAGCTTCACCAAAACTTAAAATTCTTGCTTTTGATATGGAAGTTCTTGAAGTGCAAAGAGGAACTCCATCTATTGTGATGATTTCCGTATTCGGAGAAGGTTTATCAAAGGTAATTACATATCAGGAAGCAAAATACACTGTGGAGACAACGGTTGTTAAAGATGAAAAGGAACTTATAAAAAACTTTATTGAAATTGTAAAGGATTATGATCCTGATATAATTGTTGGATACAATACAGATTTGTATGACATGCCAATACTGAGAGAAAGGGCAAGACAACTTAAGGTGGACATTAGTATTCTTTCAAGGGATAACTCTGGAATAACTCTTTCAAAAAGAGCACGATTTACAACTGCAAGACTTATTGGAAGAGTTCATATTGACATATTTAATTTTGTCTTTAATATTCTCTCTGCAATGCTTCAGAGTGAGCAGCTTACCTTAAAAAATGTCGCGCAGGAGCTTCTTGGTGATACAAAGCTTGATATGGAGTATGAAGATATCCTGCAGGCATGGGATAAAGGGCATGAGCTTGACAAACTTGCAAGATACTGCTTAAAAGATAGTGAACTTGTTTATGAACTTACAAAAATGCTTTTACCTGATATTGAGGAACTGACAAGAATCACGGGACAGTCTCTTTTTGACACATCAAGAATGCCCTATAGCCAGCTTGTAGAATGGTATTACATTAAAAAGGCAAAACAACAAAACAGAGTGATTCCAAATCAGCCAAAATTTGATGAAATAAAGGAGCGTCAGAAAACAACATATGAGGGAGGATTTGTAAAAGAACCAGAAGTAGGGCTTCATAAAGGAATTGCTGTTGTTGACTTTGCTTCTCTTTATCCATCAATAATTGCAACATACAACATATCAATTGATACTCTTAACTGTAGTTGCTGTAAAGACAATGGATACAAAATTCCTGATTTTCCTTACTGGTTCTGTAAAAATAAAAAAGGCTTTGAATCTCAGGCAGTTGAAGAACTTTTAATTGAAAGGCTTGAACTAAAAAAACAATTAAAAAAACTTAACCCAGAGTCTCATGAATACTTAGAGCTTGATACAAAACAGAGAGCACTGAAAACAATCATAAATGCCTCATATGGTTATTATGCCTATCCTGCAAGCAGATGGTATTCAAAAGAATGTGCCGAGGCAATTACAGCTCTTGGAAGATACTGGATTAAAGAAGTCTTAAAAAAAGCTTCTGAGAAAGGATTTCATGCTATATATGGAGATACGGATTCAGCATTTTTGAAAATTGACAATAAAGAAAAAGTTGAAGAGTTTATCAAAGAAATAAATCAAAGTCTTCCAGGACTTATGAGGCTTGACCTTGAAGATTTCTATGTTAAGGGGCTTTTTGTTTCAAGAGAAGCCGGAGGTGTGGCAAAGAAAAGATATGCTTTAGTTGATGAAAAGGGAAAGCTGAAAATAAGAGGGCTTGAAGTAGTAAGAAGAGACCTCTGTAAGTTTGCAAGAGCTACCCAGCAGGAGATTCTTAAAATATGCCTCATTGAGGAAGATATTCCAAAAGCCTTTAAATACCTTGATGAAAGAGTTAAAGCTTTACGGGAAGGCAATTATGATTTAAAAGAGCTGGTTGTTTACGAGCAGCTTTCAAAGCCTGTGTCAGAGTATAAATTAATATCTCCTCATGTAGTAGCTGCTAAGAGGTTGCTTGAAAAAGACATTCCAGTGGGTGAAGGAAGCGTAATAGGATATATAATTCAGAAAGGTTCTGGCTCAATAAGTGAAAGAGCCTATCCAGTAGAGCTTGCAGATCCATCAAAAATTGATATTGATTATTACATTGAAAATCAGGTTTTACCTACAGCAATGCGAATTTTGAAGGTTTTTAAAAAAGAAAATAAGTTATTTTAG